Proteins from a genomic interval of Flammeovirgaceae bacterium SG7u.111:
- a CDS encoding sigma-70 family RNA polymerase sigma factor yields the protein MYYYIPRSENETIAISSAESDRMLWSAFKAGKPNAFAQLYDLYFDVLYNYGKQFGLSNTDLEDTLQDFFIDLNKNKSNCGEVLCVKPYLLKSFRRRVVKTVKKKRALPFSIQISDKESFPISLDAGNNYMDFQLNQVQKEYLQQVFKKLSKRQREAIYHFYYEDLSYAETADIMGLSSAKSARNLIYQSISCMKGATVPVPEWLFILFIISCL from the coding sequence ATGTATTATTATATACCCAGAAGTGAAAATGAAACTATAGCTATCAGTAGTGCCGAATCTGATAGAATGCTTTGGAGTGCTTTTAAAGCAGGAAAGCCAAATGCTTTTGCCCAGTTGTATGATTTATACTTCGATGTCCTCTATAACTATGGAAAACAGTTTGGTTTATCAAACACGGACTTAGAAGATACCCTTCAAGATTTTTTTATTGACCTGAATAAAAATAAATCCAATTGTGGAGAGGTGCTTTGCGTAAAGCCATACTTGCTCAAATCGTTTAGGCGAAGAGTGGTCAAAACAGTCAAAAAGAAGAGGGCATTACCTTTCTCAATTCAGATTAGTGACAAAGAATCTTTCCCCATCTCTCTCGACGCTGGGAATAATTACATGGACTTTCAGCTTAATCAAGTTCAAAAAGAGTACCTCCAACAAGTCTTCAAGAAATTAAGTAAAAGGCAAAGAGAGGCCATTTATCATTTTTATTACGAAGATTTGAGCTATGCCGAAACGGCCGATATAATGGGGCTGAGCAGCGCAAAGTCGGCGAGAAATCTGATTTATCAGAGCATAAGCTGTATGAAAGGAGCAACTGTACCTGTTCCTGAATGGCTCTTTATTTTATTCATAATTAGTTGTTTGTGA